ACCAGTAACCGCTTCTGACCAACCTCAACGATTTGAATCGAGCGATTGGGTGCTAGTTGTCGTGCGGCTAAGACTTGAATGGTTCCCTTCTGCTGAACATTCGAACGCTTCGCCAGAAATCTCACAAGTAAAACAATCAATAAAATAACGACAACGAGCCCAATAACCAGATTCGCGATGGCACTCGTTGCCGACGGCATACCACTTGGCGCCTTTGTTGCCGCACGAACGACAGGCGAACAAGCCACCGAAGCGCAGGGCGGCACTGCAGCAATTGCCAGCTGGACTTTGATTCCCCGCATTGTTTATCGCAACGCCTTTTGAACAGCTTCAACCACTCGATCCGCTTGAAACGGCTTGACAATGAAGTCCTTTGCGCCAGCTGTGATTGCGTCAATAACCATCGCCTGTTGGCCCATTGCCGAACAAACAATGACCCGGGCCTGCGGATCACTCGCGCGAATTTGCTTTAATGCCTGAATGCCGTCTACCTCAGGCATCGTAATGTCCATGGTCACAAGGTCAGGCTTTAACTCCGCGTATTTCTCGATGGCCTGTGCGCCATCCGCAGCTTCCCCAACAACTTCCATTCCATTCTTGGTCAAAATATCTTTAATCATCATCCGCATAAATGCTGCATCGTCTACAACTAAAATTTTAGCCATACTTCCACCTCACCGACGAATTTTCATTACTGAGAGAGCTTAGTTACTCTCTGCTCTTGACTGATAATGTCTGTCACGCGAACACCAAAATTCTCATCAATGACCACAACTTCTCCAACAGCGATGCGTTTGTTGTTGACAAAAATATCCACTGGTTCACCCGCCAACTTATCAAGCTCTAGGACAGAACCGGCTGACAAGTCAAGGATTTCCCGAATCACCCTTTTCGCTCTACCAAGTTCAACGGTCACGTTCAACGGAACATCGTATAACAGAGCGAGATTCCGCGGCGCTGCTCCGCTCCGGTTGTCTTGATCAAAATCCATAAACTCCGGTTGTTGCACTTGAACAGGATGTTGAGTTGGACGTGAGCTGTAGGTTGCAGCAACCTGTTCCGTCGTCGTTTTAGGAGCGCTGTGCGCTAACGGTAAAGGACTTTCTTGGGCTGACGTTGACTCAGGATGTCCGGACGTAGTCGGGTTCGCCCCACTTGGTACTTGAGCAGGCGCTGACTGAGCCTCACTCTGTTCGGAGTTGCCCATCACCATTTGAACCATGTCTTTTGCAAAGCGGAGCGGGATGAGCTGCATGATCTTGGAGTCGATCAAATCACCAACACGCAACTGAAATTCAACATTAACGATTTGGTCATCCATTTCGAAGCCGCTGTCAGAATCGGTTGCAAAATCAATGACATTGACGCGCGGCGGCGAGATATTCGTGGTCTTCCCAAGCATCTGACTCATGGACGTAGCCGCGCCACCCATCATCTGGTTCATAGCCTCTGCGACAGCACTTAAATGGAGCTCGTTCAAATCTCCTTCGATGTTGGTCCCGTCACCGCCAAGCATGAGATCCGCAATTGTCTTGGCGTCATTTAATTCGATGGCGAGCGCATTAGATCCTTGCAACCCCTCAGTAAATTCGACTGCGACAAGGACGTAAGGTTTTGGGAAATTCGACTTAATATCCTCAACTTGGATAACACTAACTTTCGGAGTGGTAATATCCACCCGATGTTGCAATAATGCGGAAAGCGATGTTGCGGCCGACCCAAAACTTATGTTCCCCATTTCCCCAAGGGCGTCGGCCTCTTCAGGGCTTAGCACATCACCCTCCGTACCGGTCGCGTTGTTTGCGTCGCCCTTTAAGAGTGCGTCAATTTCCGCTTGGGAGAGTTTCATTTCGTCACTCACCGTCGCGATCCCCCTCCCAATCACGCAGAATTTTTACTGCGTATGCTTTATTTCGCTTGCCAATACTTCCCCAGAACGCCGGTGCACCGTCCACGTAGACCACTGCTGGATCGTGAATGGTCTGTTGAAGCATGATGGTGTCCCCCACATCCAAGTTCAGTAGCTCATCCACCGTTAAATCGGTATTTCCCAACTGAACCTCTATGTCGACTGGGACCTTGAGGACATGGGACTTGACTGCATGTTCTTCCTCGCTGTCCGCGTGTTTTCGATGCCCAGCGTCCATGATGTGGCGATTGCTCAGCATCGGCATAATGGGTTCCACCGTTGTGTGTGGGATACACAGATTGATGAGTCCCGATGTTTCGCCAATTCGAACACTCATAGCAATGACAAGCACTGTCTCGTTCGGCGTTGTCAACTGCAGAAACTGCGGGTTGCTTTCCATGGAGACAAACTCAGGCTCCAACTGAGTCACACCCCGCCACGAGTCGGCCAATAGCTCAGTGACTGGAGTCACCAATTTCTTCATCAGAGTCATTTCAATGTCAGTCAGTTCCCGTTCACGATAGGGACTGGCGCTGTCACCGCCCATAAATCTATCCAACATCGCAAAGACAACTTGCGGATTCATTTCCAGTACGACACGGCCTTCTAGTGGTTCCATCTCCATGAGGTGCAGAACCGTAAGTGTCGGAATGGATCGGATAAACTCTTCATAGGGAACTTGATCTACAGATTCAACTTGAACTTGAATGACGGTACGCAGCTGAACGGTCAAGTGTGTTGTCAGCAGTCGCGAAAACTGCTCATGTATCCTGCGTAAAACCCGCAAGTGATCCTTCGAGAACCGCATCGCCCGTCGGAAATCGTAGGAACGGACCCGCGCTGCGCGTTCGTCAGGCCGAATGTCACTCGTATCGATTTCGCCACTGCTGATGGCCGACAACAGCGCATCAATCTCAGATTGTGAAAGTACTTCTGACACGGTGTTCGCCCCCTTTCCGACTTATTGAACGAGTACTTGTGAGAAGTAAACGTTTGTCACGCGACCCTTCTGCAACTTGCTGTTTACATTTGACGAAATTGCACTCTTTAAGGTAGTCAAGCCTTTATCGTCCTTCAATTGGTCCGGAGTAAATTGACGCATAGTCTCATTGACGGTGTCTTGAATCTCGTTTTGCATCTCCGTCAACTCGGACTTTGTAGACTTGCTGTCAGCTTGCAAAATAAGCGTAAATTGGATAAGTCCTTGGTTTTTCAGATTTGTCGTCATTTGCGGCAACGGTACTTGAAGTGCCACAGCTTGTGACGGTGTCAATGCTTGTGCCGACGCCTTTGCTGATGCCGAATGGTGTTTGGTCAGATACATGAACGCGCCAACGCCACCACCCACTATAACCACAATGGCAATGATGATAATTAACATCACTACAAGCGGCTTTTTCATTACTCATCCCCCTTACCCGGAGCGGCAGCGATAAGGCCGATGCCACGATAAAATTGAATGAGCATAGCCTCGATCTCGTCCGGTGTCTCTCTTACGATGTACTTGTGACCATTGGTCATGGTCACAACGCAGTCCGGTGTTGCTTCAACACTCTCGATAAGCAAGGGGTTGAGCCAATGTTCCGAGCCATTCAGTCGCGTCAACCGAACCATTCTTCCGCTCCTCTTTGGGCGCGGGCTACCATGAAGCCCACGCCCCGTCATTCAGTGTTACGAGTTCTTCATGTTGACTAGCGCCTGAAGCACCTGGTTGTCCGTTCCGATCATGTGCGTGTTGGCAACATAGCCGTTCTGGGCCGTGATCATTTCAGCAAATTCATTCGACAAGTCAACGTTGGACATTTCCAATTCGCCGGACGTAACGGTGCCAAGATTTTTTGTCGTGTCCCCCGGTTGACCACAGGTAGGCTGACCTGAGGCTGCCGTGGCCGTGAATAGATTATCACCCGCTTTTTGCAACCCAGCTGTATTTGGAAAGTTGGCCAGTGAAATATAACCGACCGTGTAACGGTTTCCGTCTGACGCAGCAACACTAACGCTTCCATCCGAGCCAATTTGCACATCGGGTGCAGACGCAATAGCGGTACCTGCTGCTCCATGCGGGCCACTCAGTGTAAAGAGATCATCAACGTTCATTTTTTGTAGGTTGGCTGTCCCGGTCGGCGTATACGCTGTCGTATTAATTGTTCCATTACTATTGGCAGGGAAGCCCATCGCCACAAAACCATTTGGGAGAACTAAATTACCACTATTGTCGACAGTAAAGTTTCCCGCACGAGTAAACATGGTTGAATATGTTCCCGTGGTAGCCCCTGCAGTGTCTTTAGCATCTGGACTTACCACAAACATCCCCGAACCATTCACCGCCAGGTCGGTCGGATTGGATGTCGTCTGGTCTGGCCCTTGAGACATGTCCAGCTCAATGTCGGAAGCCTTCACACCAAGCCCGACTTGCATCGGATTTGTCCCGCCAAGCCCCGTACCAGACGGTGCATTACCACCTGATGTTGTCTGACTCAAAATGTCACTAAAGTCAGTGCGACTCGACTTAAACCCGACCGTATTCACGTTCGCAATATTGTTACCAACCGTGTCAAGGTCGGTCTGAAACGCCTGCATGCCAGAAATGGCAGAGCTCATAGAACGTAACATCTTTGTTTTTCCTCCCCATGTTGCGTCGTCCTACCGGATCTGTCGGTCACCGGTAGGCAAGCTTCCACACATGTGGTCCGGCTTGATTAGACAAATACGACGCTATCAATCTGTGTAATGACCGTGTCTGTACGGTGATCCATCGCCGTGACAACCGTCCTTGACGGCAGATTCACGACTAGTCCAGTTTGCCCAAGTACCATATATGCGTTCTTTGCACCTTTTGCTTCGGCCTGCGTAGCTACCTTATCCATCGCCAGCAAATCTCGATTGGATAGCGTAATCCCTCGTTGCTGCAAACGTTGTTGTGCGTGTTGACTGATGTTCCACTGAGACGCCTGTCTATCCGCCGCAGCGTTCAATGTCGTTTGGAACGTACTTGGAAACGGACTCGACTTGGCACTTGTTACTTTTGTCTGCGTATCAAATGGTCGCCAATTCGATATGGTGTTGCGAATGTCACTCATGACATTTGCACCACCTGGGTGGTTGGATACGCTGTTCCGTTCACGACAACCTGCGACTGACCTTGGCTAAACTTAACACTATCCACTGTACCCTGAATGGGTGTACCACTGCCGTCATCAATTGTCACACTCTTACCAATCATTTGAGGTGCCATGAGCGTCTGCAAAGAGTTAATTGCCGACAGCACTTGTGTTTCCGTCTGCGCCACGTTGGTCATCTGTTCAACCGAAGTGAACTGCGCCAACTGCGCCAGCATTTGTGAATTGTCTTGTGGTTGCAGTGGGTCTTGATTCTGCATCTGCGCAACGAGCAATTTCAAAAAGTCATCTTGTCCAAGTTGCTGACTCTGGTTCAAAACGGGTGACGACGATGAACTCGTTGTTGACGCGGTCGACGAAACTGGGGTCGTCATGTTCCTTTTCCTCCTTTCGAGTTAAATGGATAAGCTAATATCGCCCGTATGACTCGTCGAGCCCAGGGATCTCACAGTCCCATCGATTCCCGAGCTAGGTTGAGCTGAATCAATGGCTGACGTTCGACGTTGTTGTGGTGGCTTTTGTTGTCTTCCGTCACCCTGGTTTGGCTGGTTATCTTGTCCAAACGATAACTGCATGCTTGAAACGTTGATTCCAGCTTCCTCCATCGTTTGCTGCAAATTCGGTAATTGCTGATTTAACCAAGCGAGTGTAGTAGCTTGGTTTGCAACGACCTGGATTTGCAATCCGTCTGCTCCTTTGGTGACCGTTACGTCCAACTGCCCCATACCTTGTGGCATCACCTGTACGTGAAGTTGGGACTGTCCAGCGTCGGCCTTCACGGAAATCAGACGGCCGAATTGAGATAGTGCATTCGGGTCTCGTGTATCCACTTCATAGCTAGCACCGGTCGATTCTGCACCTGTCGCACCGGAGGAGAGAGTAACCGCACCCATCGTAGCGATTACGTTGGTCGAACTGCCTGTGCTCGTTTCAGCCGTGTGCGCGCTGACTGGATCCTTCGTGTCAATCTGATGCTTGTCTAATTTACCGCCGCCAGAGTGATTACTTGTCGATCCGCTTGAAGTTTCTTTCGAAACGGCCGACAGGAAATCTGACGTCGGGCGGCTATTTGCCACAGATCCGTTCAAGACAGGTTTATTACTTAATGATGGCGTTTGAACTGCCGCTGACTTACCACCCGCAACCGAGTCTCCGGGTTCATCTTCACTCTGGCCGGCAACCATCTCCGTCGAAACACCTAACTCCTCCGGAGAAGTTGTTCCCGAATTCAGGCCGCTTTTCGCACCTTTACCGGAGATTACAAGACCCAGAAGAGAAGTATCTGCACCACCATGAACATCGACCTGTGCCTTTGCCACTACACCTGCACTGGCGGCTTTCGAAGCAACCGACGACGAATCGGATGCGCCAGAGGCCAACGTTGAGCCCCGCTGCCTTGTCCCCATTAGTATAGCCGTGCCCAACCTGGCCTTGGAGCTACTCACGCCATCGATTATTTGCGACGATGACTTGCTCGACGCCTTTTGAGTGGTCATCGTTTGACCCAACTGGACCGATCCCCCAAGCATGGCCGCCAACAGACCGTCAAACGACGCAGCTCCGCCTGCAGATGGATCCATCGTCGACAGCAGCGGATTGCCTCCCTTATGAGCCACAGGAAGTCCTTCAGCACTTGACGTTACCTTCATATCTATATCACCTCCTTTCAACGACGGTTAAGTACAAACAACAAAGCTACTGTCCCGTCCCGTTTGTCGTGGAATTCGTTGATGATTGGCTGGCCGTCACCTGATCAGTCGCAGCCTTTTGAAGCACGGCCGTTGCAAAATCCGCAGGAACGGCTTGCAGGATGGGGCCGGATACGTCTGGACCCATTGCCGCCACAACCCATCCTGCGCCGTCCGACCCAAGTTTCTGTAGGACGGTGGCAGCGGCTTGAGGGTCCATTTGAGCAAGCACCTTTGCTTCCTTTTCACCAGCTTGGAAATGGTCTCCTTGAACTTGGAGTTCCTTTTGCAAGGTCTGTATCTGTGTTTCAAGTGCTGTAATTTGACCCTGTTGCGCTTGATTCTTTCCAGCTAGCGTCGCATTTTGCGACTTCAGAGAGTTGATTTGCTGCTGGGCATCTTGATATTTTGTGTTTGCCTCGTCGAGTGGAGAAGGACCAGGCTTTGTATGGGATACACCAACAACCTGCATGGTTGTCTTCCACACTGGAACTCCGATAAATTGCAAAGCTGCGCCAACAACAACCACCGCGACAAGGATGGGCACGATCCCGACAAATACGATCCATACAATCCGTTGGGCGCCACTTTTCCCCTCAGATTTAGCGGACTGCTTAGGCTTTGCTGTTCCATTCACTTTGGTCGCCATCACAAATCCGCCTTTCGAAAGCGTTTGAGGGCCTCGTCATCCGCCTCGATCTGCTGAATTCGCAGTTCTTCTAAATGAGCTTTCGCCAATACATCATCAGCGATTTGAGACCACTTTTCCTGCTCGATGTACGCATCTTGTAATTTCACCTGTTGGACACTAACATGCTCTTTTAACGCTTCCCACTCACGTTCCAACTCGATTTTGCGCTGTTCGAGCGACTCGTGATACTTCTCATACGCATGCCACAGGTTGATAGCCTGTGCTCTTGCTTGCAGTAGACGGTTTTGTTGTTGAGCTTCGTGAACCTTTTTCCACTCCGATTGAATGAGGGTTTCTCGTTGCCGCAAACGGGCATACCGAGACTCTTCAATTTCCTGCAAGTCCTGTTTCAACTTGTGAAATCGAGTAGCAAAGCCCGCAAACTCACTCATTCACTCACCCCCGTTACGGCACTCAAGCTTTGAAGCGTTTCACCCATGTTCGTCAAGTCATCTGTTGCTTGCGTTAAAATTGCATTGACTTCCGGGATTTTTGCGATGGCCAAGTCAGTCTCAGCATCAGTGCCCTGCCGATATGCACCAATTCGCAATAGATCCTCAATGTCCCTATACTTACTCAGCCATGCGCGCGCGATTTGGGCTGCCTGATGATGCTGTTTGTCTACGACTGTCGAAAAAAGTCGAGAGACACTACTCAATACGTCAACCGCCGGGAAATGTCCTGCATTGGCTAGTCTCCTCGACAACACAATGTGACCGTCCAGAATACCGCGCACCGTGTCGGCTATGGGGTCGTTCATATCATCCCCGTCGACAAGAACCGTATAAAACGCGGTAATCGACCCTCGGACACCGGGCCCCGTCCGTTCGAGTAGTTTCGGCAGAAGCGCAAAGACTGATGGTGTGTATCCGCGCGCCGTCGGCGGTTCCCCTGCCGCTAGCCCTACCTCTCGTTGAGCCATTGCAAAGCGCGTAACAGAGTCCATCATAAAATTGACGTGGTAGCCGGCATCCGAAAAATACTCTGCAATTGCCGTAGCGACAAAAGCAGCCTTGGTCCGAATAAGAGCCGGTTGATCAGAAGTTGCGACGACGACAACACTTCGTCTTAAACCTTCATCACCTAAATCCCGTTCGATGAACTCGCGTACTTCCCTACCTCGTTCACCGACCAGTGCAATGACGTTCACGTCTGCTTCAGTGCCTCGCGCTATCATCGACAAGAGGGTGCTCTTCCCGACACCACTACCTGCAAAAATACCGACACGTTGTCCATCGCCCACCGTCAATAGCGAGTCGATGACACGTACACCCGTTTGAATGCGATGTTCGATCCGCTTGCGCTGCAACGGATCGATAGGCGCTTGTTCAATTTCGCGCGGCCTGGCATTTCGAATTGGTCCTAAACCATCCATCGGGCGGCCTAGGCCATCCAAAATGCGGCCTAACAACCCTGGTCCACACGGTACGCTCAGCCTGTTGTGAAGTGCCAGTACCTCAGAACCCGGTCCGATGTCACCCATTTCCCCAAGGGGTACGAGAATTAGCTTGCCTTCACGAAATCCCACGACCTCTGCCTGACACACTGCTCTTCCGCCTCTGATCGAACACAAATCACCCAGAACGGCTTGTGGGCCACTTGATTCAACGGTCAGCCCAACGACCTTTGTAACCTTGCCGTACAAGCGAATCAGCTTTTGGTCCGGGAGCGTATCGGTGAACTGTTTAAGAATCTGCTCCACTTGCAGCCTCTCCCTGGCGACTCATGAACTCCCTGAGTGCGTGTTGCAATTCGTCTAATCTTGTTTGTATTTTTGCGTCAACATACCCAGTATCACCACGAATTTCACAGTCCCCGCGGTCTAGCGAGGCATCAGGAACTATCGAAATCTCCCAATCACCGTACTTCATCATCTGCCACTTCGGATGTGCTTCCCTTGCACGTATGTAGTCATCTGGGTGAACCCGTACTTGAACGGTTGTGCTTTGAATGACATACGACAGTAAATCCTCGACGATGGACCCGATATCCGGAGGCGCAAGTTCCAGTTCGCGATGAATCAGTTTCTCCACAACGGCTATCGCCAGGGAATGCAGGACCGGAGAGAGCGCGACAAGTTGTTCCCGTCGACTCGCCTCAACTGACTCCGCGAGCTCGGTCAATTTTTCTTGTTCACTTGTCTTCCACTCATCGAACTCCATTTTTGCATCAGCCAGTCCCCGTTTCAGACCTTCCTCATATCCCTTTTGTTCAGCTGCACGGCGAATTTCCTCCACTTTTCCAGTGGCCTCGTTCACCATAGCGTCCGCACGAACTTGGGCACTGGCCAGCATTTCATCAGCTCGTTCCGTCGCCTCCTGTATCAACGCGTCCACGTCAACATCTTGCAGATCCAAGTCTGGATCCGCTCGCCCGCCGGAGGCCAGAAACCCGATTTCCTTTGGAACTCGAGCGAGGGGAATTCTCTGCACTCCTGCGTCAAGCCACTCCGAGTTAGACCTCTTCAACACTTTAGACAATGATGTCATCACCTCCACCACGGGAAATAACGATTTCGCCCAGTTCCTCGAGATGTCGGATTACACCTACAATGCGCTGTTGCGGATCTTCTACGTCGCGCAGACGCACAGGTCCCATATACTCCATGTCCTCCTGGAAAGACTCGGACATCCGGTTTGACATATTGCTAAAGATGACTTCCTTGACGTCATCCCGCGCGACTTTGAGTGCCAACTGTAAATCTCGTGGGTCGGCATCGCGAATGACGCGTTGAATCGCACGACTGTCGAGCAAGATAATGTCCTCGAAGACGAACATTCGCTTTTTGATTTCCTCTACCAATTCGGGATCCTTGACGGACAATTGCTCCAAAATGGTCTTCTCGGTTGATCTGTCGACTCCATTGAGAATGTCAACAACCGCTTCGATACCACCCGCCTGGGCGCTGTCGATCGATGTCATCGTGGACAACTTGGATTCGAGAATATCTTCTACTTCCGCGATCACGTCAGGCGATGTACCCTTCATCGTCGCGATCCTGCGAGCGACATCCGCCTGTAGATCAGGCTGAAGGGCCGATAGAATCATAGCTGCCTGTTCCGATTCCAGAAATGAAAGGACCAAAGCCACAGTTTGCGGATGCTCATCCTGGATGAATCCAAGAAGTTGGTTGGGATCGGCCTTACGAGCGAAATGAAAGGGCCGAACTTGCAATGCAGAGGTTAACCGAGAAAGAACATCTTCCGCCTCACGCGTGCCGAGGGCTTGTTCAAGAACATTACGCGCGTAATCAATACCACCCGTCTGGATATATTCACGAGCCATCGCAAGGCTACGGAATTCATCAAGAATGGCTTCACGTGATTCCAAATTGACCTTGCTAACATTAGCAATTTCAAACGTCAACTGTTCAACTTCCTCCTGTGACAGTCGCTGAAAAACACTTGCCGCGACGTCCTGCCCAAGGGCAATGAGCAAAACTGCTGCCTTTTGCCGACCGGATAACGTCTGTTGTCGTTGCACACTCATCACCTCCAAGCCCCACGTTTTCTTTCTCTAACACCCAATCATTCGCTCAGCCAAGTACGGAGCAAACTTGCGAACTCATCAGGGCGCTGCTCAGCTAGACCAACGAGCTGGTTACGAACGACTTCGTCTTCGGTAGGCGGTAGTTCCTGAAGTTCATTCTGGTACGCGTCTTGGACGCGAGCGACCACATCCATTGATTCAGTCTTTGCCCGACGACGACGCCACATCAGAACACCCACTATTAACAACAGCAGGACAAACGCCCCTAAACCATAGAGCAGGTAATTTGATTTAGAAGACTGCAATCCCGTTGTCGGCGCCTGGTTAAAGGGGACACTTGACACAGCGACATTATTCGCGCCTTGTGTTGGCGATTGTCCCACGACATTTGTGACGAACGATTTAATTTGATTGACTTCGGCTGCATTAATCGACTTATCGTTACTGTTTAATATGACGCCTACGCTGTAGCCCTGAATCTGCATGGGGTCGGATGTGGTCTGCTGATTCGTATAGCTGTAGTCATAGTTCGTCGTTGTCTGCGTTTGCGACGACGTCGAATTGCCACCAAAACCATTGCCCGCAGTGTACGTCGGGTTATTTGGATTTGTTCCGGCTTGACCCGCTGGACCACCTGCTCCGTTTGTTGAGTTACTTTGTGATTTGTTCGTTTGCTGACTCGTTACAAAACCGTTGGTTGAACCAGGTGCATTTTGTAACGTGTGCGAGTTGCTCGTCGTCTGATTAAACGTAACGTTTGCACGAACGACAACAACCGCGTTCCCAGGTCCGACAATTTGTTGCAGACCAGCATTCAGCTTTTGGGTCATGTCATTTTCGACTTTTTCTCGCATGCCGAGTTCGGTGCTGGCACCGCCTACAGCAGGATCCGAACTCGAAGTACCGGACAAGGTGTTGCCGTTCTGATCAACTACGGAGACGTTATCGACAGACAAGCCCTGAACGGAATGCGCCACAAGTTGTTGAATCCCCGCAACTTGGGCCGACGACAGTTGGACACCCGGCCCGAGTGTGACGAATACTGAAGCCTTTGCATCCGTTGTAGGCTGCGTGACAAACAGTTGCTGTTGTGGCATGACAATGTGCACCTGAGCAGACTCGATTCCATCGATGCTCGAAATCGTGGCGTTCATACTCTGCTGCAAAG
This is a stretch of genomic DNA from Alicyclobacillus dauci. It encodes these proteins:
- the fliG gene encoding flagellar motor switch protein FliG; protein product: MSVQRQQTLSGRQKAAVLLIALGQDVAASVFQRLSQEEVEQLTFEIANVSKVNLESREAILDEFRSLAMAREYIQTGGIDYARNVLEQALGTREAEDVLSRLTSALQVRPFHFARKADPNQLLGFIQDEHPQTVALVLSFLESEQAAMILSALQPDLQADVARRIATMKGTSPDVIAEVEDILESKLSTMTSIDSAQAGGIEAVVDILNGVDRSTEKTILEQLSVKDPELVEEIKKRMFVFEDIILLDSRAIQRVIRDADPRDLQLALKVARDDVKEVIFSNMSNRMSESFQEDMEYMGPVRLRDVEDPQQRIVGVIRHLEELGEIVISRGGGDDIIV
- the fliF gene encoding flagellar basal-body MS-ring/collar protein FliF, which translates into the protein MNETLRGTWTRVVDRWKGISPNMRRNLVVVVVAAVAALSAIIWIVSRPHYVTIMSGLDDKSLGQVETQLQQLKIPDQIQGSSVLVPANQANQARVQLAMAGLPQSGYIGYSGVGTSIGMTQDQFNIQVLDALQQSMNATISSIDGIESAQVHIVMPQQQLFVTQPTTDAKASVFVTLGPGVQLSSAQVAGIQQLVAHSVQGLSVDNVSVVDQNGNTLSGTSSSDPAVGGASTELGMREKVENDMTQKLNAGLQQIVGPGNAVVVVRANVTFNQTTSNSHTLQNAPGSTNGFVTSQQTNKSQSNSTNGAGGPAGQAGTNPNNPTYTAGNGFGGNSTSSQTQTTTNYDYSYTNQQTTSDPMQIQGYSVGVILNSNDKSINAAEVNQIKSFVTNVVGQSPTQGANNVAVSSVPFNQAPTTGLQSSKSNYLLYGLGAFVLLLLIVGVLMWRRRRAKTESMDVVARVQDAYQNELQELPPTEDEVVRNQLVGLAEQRPDEFASLLRTWLSE